A region of the Melanotaenia boesemani isolate fMelBoe1 chromosome 6, fMelBoe1.pri, whole genome shotgun sequence genome:
TAACGAAACCACCAGCTTTCCTACACCCTTTCCTGGATGTTCAACAGAAGGAAAGCAGAGCGAGTCAGGGGAAGGTAAGCAGGCACTCCTGCTTCTCACACCAGACAGACGAAGAGAGTTTTCCCTCTATACACACTGGGTCGCCCCTAGGCCAGAGCGCCCATTCATAGCTGCAAGAACAGGTTCTGAAACACCATATCCTCTCCCCACACGCCTCCAACGGAACCAGCTCAGCATCCAGGTGCCAACCTCCAAAACACAGAGTGAACTCCCCACTCGGCACGAGACCTGCCTGACAGTCTCCACAGGAAGCAGCTGGAAGGAAGCCCTTCAAAACAAACTGATCCTACTCGCGTCCACATAAATGACAACCACGGCTGGTTTAGCCACAACGTACCAACAACCCAGGGAACTTTCTAGGTGATGTAAAAAAAGAGTCTACCCCTACCGGAAAGAAagatcccggacgagcccccattatgTTACGACCCATatcaggggtatggaagggcgcAACATAAAAGCACGTTGAGGACAGGTGTAAAAGTCAACCAACACAGTTTATTGACATAAATGTAAAACgacaaataaaacctgtaacAAAAGATGGtaaagtgttggggttagtgaaactgctgaaataaagaaaacgaTTTAacccaaaaacacaaacaccacCGAGTAAAACCAAAACGTGTCCATAACTCGGGGTGATAACGAAACGAACCAAAAggcagcagttccaataaactaaGTGACATCCGTCACAACCAAAAGcctaatctagcccaacacaacatAAACCTAATACGTAACACAAAGATAACAAAAAGGCTGAACACAAACGAAAGCCTAGTGATGCTTAAACCAATACTGAGTGTAGATCAAAAGGTAGGTCCAAACTAAATGTGAAACTAAATGGACTGTTCTACCGTTCCCCCACGGGGAACACACGAGCAGGCAGGAGTGGTCCTGCTGCACATACTCAAACTGTCCAACCTCAAACAGACTACCAACCAGCACAACAAACACCCAGTAAAACATCGCCGCCATTATCCAGCcaaacacaaagagaagagGCCACTTGTGCTAATTAGCCTCTCTCATCCcaagtgaggggaagcagcctgtgcaGCCCTACTTCTCCCTCCTGACTCAACACTGCAGCagtcctttatttcctggttatCTAGGAAGCTGCAAGGCGATTGGCTTGAAGGCCAACCAATCAGAGGGAAGGAGAGTGATGGACAGCCGATGCAGCCAGTCCAAAGACACGTTAGGGCCCAGCCTTTTCAGGCTGAACAAGTCCCAGCTGTAGGCAATGATCACCACTAAACTCACGTCCCTCAGGGGACGTAACaaggagaaaactcatttcggccgcttgtattcgagatctcgttctttcagtcattacccacagcttgttaccataggtgagggtaggaacatagatcgaccggtaaatcgagagctttgccttttggctcagctctctcttcaccacgacagagtGATGTAgagcaccgatccacctgtcgatctcccgctccatccttccctcactcgtgaacaataccccgagatatgtaaactcctccacttggggcaggaccccatcgcagacctggagagagcactccacccttttccggctgaggaccatggtctcggacttggaggtgctgaaccttaccggggaggctgaggagtgtgatccccctgtagttggagcacaccctccggtccccctttttgaagagggggaccacaaccccagtctgccagtccaggggaactgtccccgatgtccacgcgatgctacagaggcgtgtcaaccaagacagccctacagcatctacAGGAACtccgggcggacctcatccacccgcggggccttgccaccaaggagatttttaaccacctcagcgacctcagccccagagataggcgagccagcaccagctaccccagactctgcttcctcgtcagaagacgtgttggtgggattgaggaggtcttcgaagtattccctccaccgcctcacaacgtctcgagtcgaggtcagcagccccccatccccactgtacacagtgttgacggagcactgctttcccctcctgagcagccggatggtggaccagaatctcctcgaagccgtccggaagtcattctccatggcctctccaaactcctcccatgcccgagcttttgccttagcgaccgccgaagctgcgctccgcttagcccaccgatacccatcagctgcctctggagtcccacaggccaaaaaggcccgataggactccttcttcagcttgacggcatcccttactgccggtgtccaccaacgaattcgggggttaccgccacgacaggcaccgacgaccttacggccacagctgcggctggccgcctcgacaataggcacggaacacagcccattcggactcaatgtcccccacctcaccctggacatggttgaagctctgccggagatgggagttgaaactctttctgataggggactctgccagacgttcccagcagaccctcacaacacgcttgggtctgccaggcctgaccggcatcctcccccaccatttgagccaactcaccaccaggtggtgatcagttgacagctccgcccctctcttcacccgagtgtccaggacatgcggccgcaagtccgacgacacgactacaaagtcgatcatggaactgcggcctagagtgtcctggtgccaagtgtacatgtggacactcttatgtctgaacaaggtgttcgttatggacaatccatgacgagcacagaagtccaataacaaaacaccactcgaattcagatcaggggggccgttcctctcaatcacgcccctccagttctcgctgtcattgcccacgtgagcattgaagtcccccagcagaacgagggagtccccagaaggagtgctctccaacaccccctccaagtactccaaaaagggtgggtactctgaactgctattcgGTGCAttggcacaaacaacagtcaggacccgtccccccccccacccgaaggcagagggaggctaccctttcgtccaccggggtaaacctcaacgtacaggcaccaagttggggggcaatgagcaggcctacacctgctcggcgcctctcaccgggagcaactccagaatggaagagggtccagcccctctcgagggcagttgttgcagagcccaagccatgcgtcgaggtgagtccaactatatctagccagcacccctcaacctcgcgcaccagctcaggctccttccccgccagagaggtgacattccaggtccctagagctagcttttgcagccgaggatcagaccgccagggtccccgcctctggcagccgcccagctcacaatgcacccgacccctatggcccctcctgtaggtggtgagcccactgAGATATCAGGCTAAATATACACATAAGACAACTGAATCAGAGTTTTCATCTCTCCCCGTTAGGGGCTCTTCATTCATCTTCTTAAGCTTTAGCTAACTTTTTGGAGAGACCACTGTCCTAACATCACCAAAAGAATATATTCAAATACCTGAGCAGCAGTGAGccaaaaaattatgtttttgtctgtaCATGCACATTTTACACTGAAGAGTCCAGAAGTATTTCACATGCATAAGTGTGCTGAATGTCTCATTTAGAGAAAGGATGATACAACTAAACACCACATTTTTATCCTCTTTCCATCTGTGATGCTGGGGGTGAAATTGATATTGACCAGCAGCTCACAAttgtacatatatacacatattaaCCATAAGATAAgtaattaaaattaatgaaatatgAATATCAAAAAACAATCTAAGAATTCACTGTAGTCCAGTCTGATGGTCATAGGGACCACGGACCTCCTGAACCTCAAGCCTGCAGCCTCTCCCCACAGCTGCTTCTCTGTCCTGTCACAGGGTGTTATGGAGGGAGTGTTTATTATTGTCTATACTGCCCTACAGTTTCCTCCTCATCTGCTGCTCCACCACTGTTCTCATAGGGTCTAGCTCCTTACCCAGCacagaccaggggcctcatttatcaacctgTACGTAGCAAAGCGAACTACAGGCGGCGTCTTCTGcgcaaaaagaaaatgctgcactGGATTTATCAAATCGTGCACTCGCACGTCCTacatctgtttctgtttataaatcagaatcaactctaaagcgggcgcacGTAGGGTGACCAGATGTCCCGCTTTGTGCGGGATAGTCCCACATTTCCGTCACTTTTTACACGTCCCACAAATTGAGACGTTGTGCCGCATATTTAACAGACTCCCGATTTTGTGTTGAAATCTGGCGTTCATAACCCGATTGTGTGACAAAAGCAGTGAGAGCTGTCATTACTCTATTGCTCTGGTCATAACACGCAGTCTGTCTGGCTGATTAGATTGaaatgaatgtcagtcaaactAGGAGGCAGGACTTGAACGTCCACGGcgcacagcaaaaaaaaaaaaaaaaaaaaaaaaaaacagattatggAGACCGCAgcgaaaaaaagaaaatgctgttacAACAAAGATTGGGAAAGCACGTACCTCTGGGTTAAACCTATCCAAGGCAGCTCTGACAGAgttttttgtaatgtttgtcagactgatttttctgtttcacacgGCGGGGAGTACGACGTGAAACGGCACAGAAAATCTGCGAGTCACACAAAACGTGTCGCTCAAAAGGAGGCTTCCCAGTCAATGGACATGTTCCTGTTAAAGCCCAAACAAGATTCAAACATAGACAAGGTAACGGCTGCTGAAATAACAAGTGTTTACCACACTGTGCAACACTCTCAATCATACAGGTCAGAAGACTGTGGAAATAAGCTAACATCGATCTTGTTTCCAGACTCTGAGATAGCAAAGAAAATGTCATGTGGTCGTACAAAGGCAGCTTCCATAGTAACAGATGTGCTTGCACCTGCCTCTGTAGAAATCTGTTTGGGAGAATTAAAAACACCAGTCGTTCAAGATCTCCCAAGTGACAAAAAGGCCCACACGCCATTTTTTTCAGTGGCTTCAGATTCATCTAATCACGGTAAAACTAAACTGTTCCCACTGTCTCTGAGATACTGGACACCAGAGCTGGGTTTGAAAAACAAGATCCTCGACTTTTATGAGGACAGCCATGAGTCAGCTGCTACCATACACCAACAGATTACAAGCAGGTTAGAGGAACATGGCCTACAACTGGACATGATTTCAGCATACACTGCTGATAATGCAAGTGTAAACTACGGGAAAAACAATTCTGTTTTCCAGAAACTAAAGGCAGACAACAGTGGCATCATTAAGGCAAACTGTATGGCCCACATAGTACACAACTGTGCAAAGCATGCTGGAGACAGGCTGAACATTGACATTGACTTAGTAGTGAACAAAATATTCAGTCACTTTTCAGTGTCTGCACAGCGTACAGAGGCACTGAAAgcagttttttcatttgtggAGGAAGATTATCATGTAGTACTGAGACATGTACCCACAAGATGGCTGAGTTTGTGGCCTGCTGTCCAGAGGCTACATGAGAGCTGGGCAGCTATCAAGAGCTACTTCTTGTCACTGGGGGAGAATCAGTGCCCAAAAGCACTTTGGCAGCTGTTCAAAATGGATCAAGATGGTGAGGGGCAACCTCTTGAGCTGCAGGCCTACCTGGCCTTCCTCAAAAACACACTGAAGATCTTCCATGATGTTGTGCTGCTGTTGGAGGGACAGGATGGGACCGTCTGTGAGATATATGACCTGATGCTCACTCTCAAGACAAAGCTCCAACA
Encoded here:
- the LOC121641831 gene encoding uncharacterized protein LOC121641831, which translates into the protein METAAKKRKCCYNKDWESTYLWVKPIQGSSDRVFCNVCQTDFSVSHGGEYDVKRHRKSASHTKRVAQKEASQSMDMFLLKPKQDSNIDKVTAAEITSVYHTVQHSQSYRSEDCGNKLTSILFPDSEIAKKMSCGRTKAASIVTDVLAPASVEICLGELKTPVVQDLPSDKKAHTPFFSVASDSSNHGKTKLFPLSLRYWTPELGLKNKILDFYEDSHESAATIHQQITSRLEEHGLQLDMISAYTADNASVNYGKNNSVFQKLKADNSGIIKANCMAHIVHNCAKHAGDRLNIDIDLVVNKIFSHFSVSAQRTEALKAVFSFVEEDYHVVLRHVPTRWLSLWPAVQRLHESWAAIKSYFLSLGENQCPKALWQLFKMDQDGEGQPLELQAYLAFLKNTLKIFHDVVLLLEGQDGTVCEIYDLMLTLKTKLQQRQMDSFFGMETTALIQQFPEQRAETIKQDFSNFYKAALNYLEKWYDFTDNNYQKNVACLALKSKFTFLQLSAAVEVLQIERKVDMDELYEEYCVTLPQQQEIVERRASVAEKWSVLLKGTKTPNLTAVASFLISIPITNAAVERMFSLMTAAWTVQRNHCSVELIKSEIQVKTNFEYSCKEFYSYALKQKALLEAARSSKKYKAKRNT